The Winslowiella toletana region AACGTTACGTTAGGCGTCACCAGCTGGGCCATATCTTTGTCGCCGGTGCTGATCAACACCGGGCGGCCGACTTTCTCCGCCTGCAATGCCAGCGTGCCAATCACGTCATCAGCCTCTACGCCACTGACTGCCAACAGCGGTAAACCCATGGCTTTCACCATTTGATGCAGCGGTTCGATCTGCGCACGCAGATCGTCCGGCATCGGTGGACGATGAGATTTGTAGTGTTCAAATAACTCGTCGCGGAAGGTTTTACCTTTGGCATCGAAAACCACCGCAACATGGCTCGGCTTATATTGCAGCAGCAGGCTGCGCAGCATATTGAGCACGCCATACATCGCACCGGTCGGTTCACCGACGCTATTGGTCAGCGGGGGAAATGCGTGATAAGCGCGATAGAGATAAGAGGAACCATCTACCAGAATCAGCGGATTTTCTGCAATTTGTGCCATAGGTTGTCACATTCTTCGTTAGTCATTTGAATGGGCTTAAGGATGCCACAGCTCGGGCATAAAGTTGAAATAACTCAGCCGATAAAGCAGTAAAGATTTCTGAATTGAGGAGTCGCTTCCAGCAAACAAGCTGTGGATAAGTTTGTGTGTAAGTTTGCTAACTTATTGTTATTTACAATAAACGACAATAAAATACAGTATAAAAGACATATATTTCAGTCAGTTAACAGTTAATCATCGATAATCTTTTTAAATATCGAAAAAATATTTAGTGTGGATACAAATATTTCCGCTTCGTCATTAATCCTTACTCGGTGGCCAGATTGTGGGAGTAATCAAAGCTAATTATTCTTTGCGGAAAAAGGGGAGATTTAAACAAGGATCGGTGGCGGGAAAATAAAAAAACGCCGGAGAAACCGGCGTTTAAGATTAGCGTAAGTTACTTTTTGCTGACGAGGAATTTAACGACGTTAGCGTATTGCTGTACGAAGTTTTCCATTGAGCTGGTATCCAGACCGCCGTTGTTAACCATATATTTGCCGTTAACAAATATCGCCGGAACACCGCGCAAATCTAAATCAGCTGCGGCTTTTTCCTGCTGTGCTACCAGCGATTTGACCACAAAGCTGTTCCAGGCAGCATCATACTCATCTGGAGTGATGCCCGCTGCTTTAACAAAAACGTCTTTCAGATTGGCCGGAGTATTGATGGTCTGAGTTTTCTGAATACCTTCAAAAATCGGTGCGGTGACTTTATCTTCAACGCCCAGCGCCATTGCCACTGCCCATGCCTGAGTGACCGCTTTACCCATCTCGCCGCCTAAAAACTCGACGTGATATTTGGTGACTTTAACGTTTTCTGGCAGGTTTTTCTTAACCGCTTCGCTAACGTGATAAACACGTTCAAACTGATAGCAGTGTGGGCAGTAGAATGAGAAAAACTCAAGAACCTGAGGCTCACCGGCAGCCGGCTTATCAAGCGTGACATACTGCTGACCATCAGTAAACTGCGCAGCGGATGCGCTGAATGCCATAACCAGGCCGACGAGCGCGAACCAAATCTTTTTCATGTTAACTATTTCTCCTGAATACAACCTCAAAACGCAGGCATTAACTGCAGCGGTGGCTCCTGCAACAGCTTGTCCTGCTCATCAAAAATCGATATCTGTCTGTGCCAGAAATCTTCATCCGTCATCCACGGAAAACTTCTCGGAAAAGCAGGATCCTGCCAACGGCGAACAATCCATGCCAGATAATAAACCATCCGCATAGCGCGTAAAGGTTCAATCAGTGACAATTCGTGTGAATCAAAGTCGCTGAACTCACTATAGGCTTCCAACAGAATATCCCACTGGATGCGCTGTTCCTGACGATCGCCGTTTACCAGCATCCATAAATCCTGTACCGCCGGGCCATTGCGCGCGTCATCGAGATCGACAAACAGTGGGCCGTCACGCCACAGAATATTACCCGGATGGCAATCACCATGCAGACGCAAACTGGTCCAGTCATTGTGCCAGCGCCCTTGTAAGGTATTGCTCATCCGATCGAGGCTTTGCAACAATCTGATCTTAAGCTTTGCCGGGATAAGGTTAGTCTCTTCCAGCACCTGCCGTGGCTCTACGATATATTCCTGCAGGCCAATGGTCGGACGCTCGGTAAACAGCTTTTTTTTGCCGGTCTGATGAATACGGCCAAGAAACCGCCCCACCCACTCCATATGATCGTAATTATCAGTTTCGTACTGGCGACCACCGAGACTCGGGAATACCGCAAAATAAAAGCCATCATGCTGATGTAACATCTTATTCTGCAACACCAGCGGCGCAGCTATCGGTACTTCATCAGACAGCAGTTCGACAGCAAACTGATGCTCTTCATCTATTTGCGCCGCCGTCCAGCGCTGAGGGCGATAGAACTTCACCACATAACGCTTTTTGTCTTCGTCTGAGAACTGATACACCCGGTTCTCGTAACTGTTTAAAGCCGTCAGGCCGGACTCTACACGCAAGCCGGTATCCCAAAGCGCATCAACTATTGAATCGGGATTTAACGTCTGGAAGTTAAAGGCTGCCTGGTTCATAGTGCAGATTCGCTATTTCGCTGTGAGTAAGCGGCAAAGAATATCATTAAAAGACAGGCACTTTGGCCAAAGGTTCAGATTTTAATCTTTAATCACACCACGAGCGCGCAGTAATGCGGTCTTAAAATCCACTTCATAATCTTTTTTAATGCCGGGAATCACTGCACTTTTATCTGTATCGCGCATTTTCAGGTGATAAATCAGAATATCGTCAGTGAGCTGCTCAATTGGCCCAGTGAAACCTGACTCCTCGGCCAGTTTCTGCAAGAATTGCAGTAGATTCAGATCGGGTTCCTGTTGCCATGCAGGCTGTAATAGTGAAATCAGTTCATTAACACGATGACATTTCATAGCAGTTTGTCCTTAACGGTTTGTATTCCGCTACGTTAACAGGGTTATTCCCACAATAAAAGAGAGGTCAAAACCGATGCAGCAGCAAATGACCATACCGCGCGCTGAGGTCACCGGAGTCGTTCTTGCCGGAGGACGCGGCAGCCGTATGGGGGGCGAAGATAAAGGGCTGATGGTACTCAACGATCTTCCACTTTATCAGCACGTTCTGCAGCGCTTGCAGCCACAGGTTTCGGATCTTTGCATTAGCGCTAATCGCAACCTCGCACGCTATCAGCATAGCGGCTATCCGGTAATCAGCGATACCTTTAGCAATTTTGCAGGTCCACTGGCGGGTATGCTGGCTGCGCTCCGTGCAATTGATAGCCCGTGGGCGGCTTTCGTCTCATGCGACACGCCTTTTATCCCGTCCAATCTGGTTGCTCATTTATGGCAAAACCGTGGGACAGATGACGCCGTTTGGGTACGTAGCGGAGAACGAGATCATCCCACCCTTGCTTTGATTCATCGGCGCGTTGCCGATCGACTTGAAAAGTTTTTAAATCGTGGCGATCGCAAACTGATGCTATTTATGCAGGAGATAGACTCACATTCCGTCCCTTTTACAGAGGATCGGCCATTTTTTATCAATATAAATACACCAGAAGATCTGCGCAACTGGCATGAGGTTTAGTCATATGCTTCCACTTATCGCCTTTGCCGCCTGGAGCGGTACCGGTAAAACTACGCTGCTTAAGCAGCTTATTCCGTTGCTGAAGCAGCGAAATATACGGCCCGGGCTGATCAAGCATACTCATCACCGTATGGATATCGACACGCCCGGCAAAGACAGTTATCAACTGCGCAAAGCCGGCGCGGATCAGGTATTGGTAGCCAGTCAGCAGCGCTGGGCACTAATGACCGAGACGCCGGATAATGCTGCCAGCCCCGATCTTTATTTTCTCGCCAGCCGGATGGACGCATCTTCACTGGATGTCATTCTGGTTGAAGGCTTTAAAGACGAATCCGTGCCGAAAATAATTGTCTGGCGCGAGGCAACGGGTGGAAAACTTAGCGAGTTACTCGATAAAGATGTAATTGCGGTGGCCAGTGACAGGCCCTTAGCGGTGGAAATGCCTTGCCTGGATTTAAATCAGCCGGAGCAAATCGCAGATTTTGTAATCGACTGGCTGAAGAATGGAAAAATATAATAGCCTTAACGCAAAAAACCCCCAGCTTACGCTGGGGGTTATCGCAATTTGATGCCTGGCAGTTCCCTACTCTCGCATGGGGAGACCCCACACTACCATCGGCGCTACGGCGTTTCACTTCTGAGTTCGGCATGGGGTCAGGTGGGACCACCGCGCTAAAGCCGCCAGGCAAATTCTGTTATCCGCGCCGCCCTGCGGGCCACGCGAATCAATCCGTTTCGAACAAGCTGAAATTGATGGTTCTCTCACACACAACCACCAAAACACTTCTGGCGTTGTAAGGTTAAGCCTCACGGGTCATTAGTACCGGTTAGCTCAACGCATCGCTGCGCTTACACACCCGGCCTATCAACGTCGTAGTCTTCAACGTCCCTTCAGGACCCTCAAGGAGTCAGGGAGAATTCATCTCGAGGCAAGTTTCGCGCTTAGATGCTTTCAGCGCTTATCTTTTCCGCATTTAGCTACCGGGCAATGCCATTGGCATGACAACCCGAACACCAGTGATGCGTCCACTCCGGTCCTCTCGTACTAGGAGCAGCCCCTCTCAATTCTCCAGCGCCCACGGCAGATAGGGACCGAACTGTCTCACGACGTTCTAAACCCAGCTCGCGTACCACTTTAAACGGCGAACAGCCGTACCCTTGGGACCTACTTCAGCCCCAGGATGTGATGAGCCGACATCGAGGTGCCAAACACCGCCGTCGATATGAACTCTTGGGCGGTATCAGCCTGTTATCCCCGGAGTACCTTTTATCCGTTGAGCGATGGCCCTTCCATTCAGAACCACCGGATCACTATGACCTGCTTTCGCACCTGCTCGAGCCGTCACTCTCGCAGTCAAGCCAGCTTATGCCATTGCACTAACCTCACGATGTCCGACCGTGATTAGCTGACCTTCGTGCTCCTCCGTTACTCTTTAGGAGGAGACCGCCCCAGTCAAACTACCCACCAGACACTGTCCCCACGCCGGATTACGGCGCCAGGTTAGAACATCAAACATTAAAGGGTGGTATTTCAAGGTTGGCTCCACGCAGACTGGCGTCCACGCTTCGAAGCCTCCCACCTATCCTACACATCAAGGCTCAATGTTCAGTGTCAAGCTGTAGTAAAGGTTCACGGGGTCTTTCCGTCTTGCCGCGGGTACACTGCATCTTCACAGCGAGTTCAATTTCACTGAGTCTCGGGTGGAGACAGCCTGGCCATCATTACGCCATTCGTGCAGGTCGGAACTTACCCGACAAGGAATTTCGCTACCTTAGGACCGTTATAGTTACGGCCGCCGTTTACCGGGGCTTCGATCAAGAGCTTCTCCTTGCGGATAACCCCATCAATTAACCTTCCGGCACCGGGCAGGCGTCACACCGTATACGTCCACTTTCGTGTTTGCACAGTGCTGTGTTTTTAATAAACAGTTGCAGCCAGCTGGTATCTTCGACTGGCTTCAGCTCCGGGAGCAAGTCCCTTCACCTACGCGCCAGCGTGCCTTCTCCCGAAGTTACGGCACCATTTTGCCTAGTTCCTTCACCCGAGTTCTCTCAAGCGCCTTGGTATTCTCTACCTGACCACCTGTGTCGGTTTGGGGTACGATTTCGTGTTACCTGGAGCTTAGAGGCTTTTCCTGGAAGCATGGCATCAGTTACTTCACCACCGTAGTGGCTCGTCATCACGCCTCAGCCTTAGAGCATTCCGGATTTGCCTGGAATGCAAGCCTACACGCTTAAACCGGGACAACCGTCGCCCGGATAACCTAGCCTTCTCCGTCCCCCCTTCGCAGTAACACCAAGTACAGGAATATTAACCTGTTTCCCATCGACTACGCTT contains the following coding sequences:
- the mobB gene encoding molybdopterin-guanine dinucleotide biosynthesis protein MobB, whose amino-acid sequence is MLPLIAFAAWSGTGKTTLLKQLIPLLKQRNIRPGLIKHTHHRMDIDTPGKDSYQLRKAGADQVLVASQQRWALMTETPDNAASPDLYFLASRMDASSLDVILVEGFKDESVPKIIVWREATGGKLSELLDKDVIAVASDRPLAVEMPCLDLNQPEQIADFVIDWLKNGKI
- a CDS encoding YihD family protein, whose translation is MKCHRVNELISLLQPAWQQEPDLNLLQFLQKLAEESGFTGPIEQLTDDILIYHLKMRDTDKSAVIPGIKKDYEVDFKTALLRARGVIKD
- the mobA gene encoding molybdenum cofactor guanylyltransferase MobA gives rise to the protein MQQQMTIPRAEVTGVVLAGGRGSRMGGEDKGLMVLNDLPLYQHVLQRLQPQVSDLCISANRNLARYQHSGYPVISDTFSNFAGPLAGMLAALRAIDSPWAAFVSCDTPFIPSNLVAHLWQNRGTDDAVWVRSGERDHPTLALIHRRVADRLEKFLNRGDRKLMLFMQEIDSHSVPFTEDRPFFININTPEDLRNWHEV
- a CDS encoding serine/threonine protein kinase, whose protein sequence is MNQAAFNFQTLNPDSIVDALWDTGLRVESGLTALNSYENRVYQFSDEDKKRYVVKFYRPQRWTAAQIDEEHQFAVELLSDEVPIAAPLVLQNKMLHQHDGFYFAVFPSLGGRQYETDNYDHMEWVGRFLGRIHQTGKKKLFTERPTIGLQEYIVEPRQVLEETNLIPAKLKIRLLQSLDRMSNTLQGRWHNDWTSLRLHGDCHPGNILWRDGPLFVDLDDARNGPAVQDLWMLVNGDRQEQRIQWDILLEAYSEFSDFDSHELSLIEPLRAMRMVYYLAWIVRRWQDPAFPRSFPWMTDEDFWHRQISIFDEQDKLLQEPPLQLMPAF
- the dsbA gene encoding thiol:disulfide interchange protein DsbA — encoded protein: MKKIWFALVGLVMAFSASAAQFTDGQQYVTLDKPAAGEPQVLEFFSFYCPHCYQFERVYHVSEAVKKNLPENVKVTKYHVEFLGGEMGKAVTQAWAVAMALGVEDKVTAPIFEGIQKTQTINTPANLKDVFVKAAGITPDEYDAAWNSFVVKSLVAQQEKAAADLDLRGVPAIFVNGKYMVNNGGLDTSSMENFVQQYANVVKFLVSKK